From Microbacterium sp. LWH11-1.2, one genomic window encodes:
- a CDS encoding Pr6Pr family membrane protein, with protein MTTWWPYARLAASVLAVAAIVAQLVRSIDVARSAETEYGQHMPTVIANFFSFFTIESNVLAAVALAIGGIWALRQKDDKLVEPRWLAVLLVCASTYMIVTGVVYNTLLRGIPLPQGATVPWSNEVLHVVVPIIMLIDVLVAPRRRALGWGAVGIAAIFPIVWVVYTLIRANLVIAPATGNPYWYPYPFLDPHQPGGYGAVTLYVLLIAAIIIGAAAGVVWIGRRRGIRAADISTT; from the coding sequence ATGACGACCTGGTGGCCCTACGCACGACTCGCAGCATCCGTTCTCGCCGTCGCGGCGATCGTGGCGCAGCTCGTGCGATCGATCGACGTCGCCCGAAGCGCCGAGACCGAGTACGGGCAGCACATGCCCACCGTGATCGCGAACTTCTTCAGCTTCTTCACGATCGAGTCCAATGTGCTGGCGGCCGTCGCCCTCGCGATCGGCGGGATCTGGGCGCTGCGCCAGAAGGACGACAAACTGGTCGAACCGCGGTGGCTCGCGGTGCTGCTCGTCTGCGCCAGCACCTACATGATCGTGACCGGCGTCGTCTACAACACCCTGCTCCGCGGCATCCCCCTGCCCCAGGGTGCCACGGTCCCCTGGTCCAACGAGGTGCTCCACGTCGTCGTCCCGATCATCATGCTGATCGACGTGCTGGTCGCGCCGCGCCGGCGCGCGCTCGGCTGGGGCGCCGTGGGGATCGCGGCGATCTTCCCGATCGTGTGGGTCGTCTACACGCTGATCCGCGCGAACCTGGTGATCGCCCCGGCGACCGGGAACCCGTACTGGTACCCGTACCCGTTCCTCGACCCGCACCAGCCGGGCGGCTACGGCGCCGTCACCCTCTACGTGCTCCTCATCGCCGCGATCATCATCGGTGCGGCCGCGGGAGTGGTCTGGATCGGCCGTCGCCGCGGCATCCGTGCTGCGGACATCTCCACGACGTGA
- a CDS encoding ThiF family adenylyltransferase, whose product MRPQIKRAFPIYWLAQDVVRIGAQQGITKELSDPQGELRVLLPLLDGTRGVEEIVREMRHAVAHLSDDDVRQGIHYLDESGLIEDAAVYDDLPARLEANQTFFAAAAENSHAAGNSAQRVLGDAHVVLLGLGGGGSASLPQLLAAGLRKLTILDYDIVEESNLNRQTLFRTGDIGRKKTEVAEQYCRGFAPDCDVEVVDLKITSAEEIVQVARGADALICAIDEPRFIAQRRANSAAVQLGIPLVVMLTQHTSGRFFSVIPRRSGCLDCLHIFDELNTQGFLSQFRALMSPARDAATAAISPHIQRLTSFGVDEAIRLMTGYTEPLGVGKQIEVNYISGELRTIMEWQPEAGCPTCGSGDPRFDYIFEADPL is encoded by the coding sequence ATGCGACCGCAGATCAAGCGGGCATTTCCCATCTACTGGCTCGCGCAGGACGTCGTCCGCATCGGCGCACAACAGGGAATCACCAAGGAACTCAGTGACCCGCAGGGCGAACTGCGGGTGCTTCTGCCCCTCTTGGATGGAACCAGAGGGGTCGAGGAGATCGTCCGTGAGATGCGGCACGCCGTCGCCCATCTTTCCGACGACGATGTTCGGCAGGGGATTCACTATCTCGATGAGAGCGGTCTGATCGAGGACGCGGCGGTCTACGACGACCTCCCTGCGCGACTGGAGGCCAACCAGACCTTCTTCGCCGCTGCCGCCGAGAACTCCCACGCGGCGGGAAACTCAGCGCAACGCGTGCTCGGTGATGCCCATGTCGTGCTGCTCGGGCTCGGGGGCGGCGGGAGCGCCAGCCTTCCCCAGCTCTTGGCTGCGGGATTGCGCAAGCTCACGATCCTCGACTACGACATCGTCGAGGAAAGCAACCTGAATCGACAGACCTTGTTCCGAACCGGTGACATCGGCCGGAAGAAGACCGAGGTTGCAGAGCAGTATTGTCGCGGCTTCGCTCCGGATTGCGACGTCGAGGTCGTCGATCTGAAGATCACCTCAGCGGAAGAGATCGTGCAGGTCGCGCGCGGAGCGGACGCTCTCATCTGCGCGATCGACGAGCCCAGGTTCATCGCGCAGCGCCGAGCGAACTCGGCCGCGGTTCAGCTGGGGATCCCGCTTGTCGTCATGCTCACCCAGCACACCAGTGGTCGCTTCTTCTCGGTGATCCCTCGTCGCTCCGGGTGCCTGGACTGTCTCCACATCTTCGACGAGCTCAATACGCAGGGGTTCCTCAGCCAATTCCGCGCGCTGATGTCCCCCGCCCGGGATGCCGCGACCGCCGCGATCTCACCGCACATCCAGCGACTCACGTCCTTCGGTGTCGATGAGGCGATCCGCCTGATGACGGGCTACACCGAACCGTTGGGCGTCGGAAAGCAGATCGAGGTGAACTACATCTCCGGGGAGCTCCGCACGATCATGGAATGGCAGCCGGAGGCCGGGTGTCCGACATGCGGATCCGGCGACCCCCGTTTCGATTACATCTTCGAGGCGGATCCGTTGTGA
- a CDS encoding adenylate/guanylate cyclase domain-containing protein has translation MSESGTGTSSADGATRVRRFRGGGGLSIQSKLLIMLLSVSLVSSVVVGAIGFINGRQSLHDAAVDQLITIRSMRAVEITEAIDDVKREASLQSRNLSAQTLSNTMNAAWDDLQQQEISAEQSAQLEAYYADTFIPELEARAGEEYGNEAFIPESSAGRYLQLQYTTKNQDFDADYDELLVGNDSGDGTSYSAGAERYGDYFTRLVQQAGYEDALLLNLDGDVVFSAYKGIELGTNLNTGPYRDTAFAQTYRDTIATNSVDAIGMTDFERWIPSLNIPTMWVISPVGNDSGITGAMALQVPVDTINDVMTGSEGWKAQGLGDTGEVYLVGRDDLMRSTSRRLVEDPEEYVKRLITGGIAPTIANRIGEIKGTVLLQPVDTFAVAEAQAGRSGTVVGRDYIGGDSVTAYAPLEIEGLDWVIIARIDTAEAFEPVNDFTRNVLLSLLGIMLGVSLLSLLLAQVFTRPIHRLVGAVHRVAEGDLDVQVPQGSRDEFGDLGSAFNDMASSLRIKQELIDEQQKENEKLLHTLMPESVATKYKQGDEAITEAHENVSVVFAELVGFDDAMRGKSAEEEIGLLNTLMRGFDEAAEKAGVEKVRTLRGGYLASSGLIVPRVDNIRRSVEFARNLLGVLERFNSQHGTQIGLRAGVDTGTVTSGLVARTSLAYDLWGDAVNLAYRVRSVTGEPGIYVSQNVRDRTQELVTYVEAGTVETQGRTETVWKVV, from the coding sequence ATGAGCGAGAGCGGGACCGGTACGAGCAGCGCGGACGGCGCGACGAGAGTTCGCCGATTCCGCGGCGGGGGCGGACTCAGCATCCAGTCGAAGCTGCTGATCATGCTGCTCTCGGTGAGCCTGGTCTCCTCGGTCGTCGTCGGGGCGATCGGCTTCATCAACGGGCGGCAGTCCCTGCACGACGCGGCCGTCGACCAGCTCATCACGATCCGCTCGATGAGAGCGGTCGAGATCACCGAGGCGATCGACGACGTCAAGCGCGAAGCCTCTCTGCAGTCCCGCAATCTCAGTGCGCAGACGCTCTCGAACACGATGAACGCCGCGTGGGACGACCTCCAGCAGCAGGAGATCTCCGCTGAGCAGTCCGCGCAGCTCGAGGCCTACTACGCCGACACCTTCATCCCGGAGCTCGAGGCCCGCGCCGGCGAGGAGTACGGGAACGAGGCGTTCATCCCGGAATCGAGCGCCGGCCGCTACCTGCAGCTGCAGTACACGACGAAGAACCAGGACTTCGACGCCGACTACGACGAGCTGCTCGTCGGAAACGACAGCGGCGACGGCACGAGCTATTCGGCCGGGGCCGAGCGCTACGGCGACTACTTCACGCGGCTGGTCCAGCAGGCCGGCTACGAGGACGCGCTGCTGCTGAACCTCGACGGCGACGTCGTGTTCTCCGCCTACAAGGGCATCGAGCTGGGCACCAACCTGAACACCGGGCCGTATCGCGACACGGCCTTCGCGCAGACGTACCGGGACACGATCGCGACCAACTCGGTCGACGCGATCGGCATGACCGACTTCGAGCGCTGGATCCCCTCGCTGAACATCCCCACGATGTGGGTCATCTCCCCGGTCGGCAACGACAGCGGCATCACGGGGGCGATGGCCCTCCAGGTGCCGGTCGACACGATCAACGACGTGATGACCGGCTCGGAAGGATGGAAGGCGCAGGGTCTCGGCGACACGGGCGAGGTCTACCTGGTGGGACGCGACGATCTGATGCGCAGCACCTCGCGACGTCTGGTGGAAGACCCAGAGGAGTACGTGAAGCGGCTGATCACAGGAGGCATCGCGCCCACGATCGCGAATCGCATCGGTGAGATCAAGGGGACCGTGCTCCTGCAGCCGGTCGACACGTTCGCGGTGGCCGAGGCGCAGGCCGGACGCAGCGGCACCGTCGTCGGCCGCGACTACATCGGCGGCGACAGCGTCACCGCGTACGCGCCCCTGGAGATCGAAGGACTCGACTGGGTGATCATCGCGCGCATCGACACCGCGGAGGCGTTCGAGCCGGTCAACGACTTCACGCGCAACGTGCTGTTGTCGCTGCTCGGCATCATGCTCGGCGTCTCCCTGCTCTCGCTGCTGCTCGCCCAGGTGTTCACGCGTCCGATCCATCGGCTGGTGGGCGCCGTGCATCGGGTCGCGGAGGGCGATCTCGACGTGCAGGTGCCGCAGGGGTCTCGTGACGAGTTCGGCGACCTCGGCAGCGCGTTCAACGACATGGCGTCGAGCCTGCGGATCAAGCAGGAGCTCATCGACGAGCAGCAGAAGGAGAACGAGAAGCTGCTGCACACCCTCATGCCGGAGAGCGTCGCGACCAAGTACAAGCAGGGCGACGAGGCCATCACCGAGGCGCACGAGAACGTGTCGGTGGTCTTCGCCGAGCTGGTCGGATTCGACGACGCCATGCGCGGCAAGAGCGCGGAGGAGGAGATCGGACTCCTCAACACGCTCATGCGCGGGTTCGACGAGGCAGCGGAGAAGGCCGGCGTCGAGAAGGTGCGCACGCTGCGCGGCGGTTACCTCGCGTCCTCCGGACTCATCGTTCCGCGCGTGGACAACATCCGCCGCAGCGTCGAGTTCGCCCGCAACCTGCTCGGGGTGCTCGAGCGCTTCAACTCCCAGCACGGCACCCAGATCGGGCTGCGCGCCGGCGTCGACACCGGCACCGTGACCAGCGGTCTCGTCGCGCGCACGAGCCTCGCCTACGACCTGTGGGGTGATGCCGTGAACCTGGCGTACCGGGTCCGGTCGGTCACGGGCGAGCCCGGGATCTACGTGAGCCAGAACGTGCGGGACCGCACGCAGGAGCTCGTGACCTACGTCGAGGCGGGGACGGTGGAGACCCAGGGCCGGACCGAGACCGTCTGGAAGGTGGTCTGA
- a CDS encoding MFS transporter has product MAAGGRVSDMRIRRPPFRLHLRGGSVVNNATPSVWRVRDYRAWFVGDTLTQVGLSVGSFAFTLLGYHLTADAFLAGLIGTVSAAARAVAILPGGVLADMFDARRLMIWSGLGAFGIYGVLSGMYLTETLTTGSLLVIAACEGMVVGLFFNVTDVALPRIVGKELLADASAANQSRDAAIRLAAAPVSGFLFGLHPSVPLIVSAVTRLGEVGSALAIKKNLAPERRDDAPAVRSLSSGSRWLAAWRQPRVLIGLVVLVNFALGACGMTIVLSQQEAGTPAWQIGIIQTFQGAGVLAGGVVVGWALRRLSGQRIVQISICTITIAFSGLLFTQSVWVVAVLGFVASLPLIPLNAVQGSFLALIIPDQIRGRVLSLSSLLGSLAGALAPLLAGTLLEYSNYATAIGVPLAILASAAIAAVFSKAVASIPRRSEFGRIEALPVRPR; this is encoded by the coding sequence ATGGCAGCCGGAGGCCGGGTGTCCGACATGCGGATCCGGCGACCCCCGTTTCGATTACATCTTCGAGGCGGATCCGTTGTGAACAACGCGACGCCGAGCGTGTGGCGTGTGCGGGACTATCGCGCGTGGTTCGTGGGAGACACGCTCACACAGGTGGGGCTGAGCGTCGGTTCCTTCGCATTCACCCTGCTCGGATACCACCTCACGGCTGATGCCTTCCTGGCGGGGCTCATCGGCACCGTCTCGGCGGCGGCCCGCGCGGTGGCGATTCTCCCGGGCGGTGTTCTGGCGGACATGTTCGACGCCCGTCGTCTGATGATCTGGTCCGGCCTGGGCGCTTTCGGGATCTATGGGGTCCTCTCCGGGATGTACCTGACCGAGACGTTGACGACGGGCTCTCTTCTCGTCATCGCCGCATGCGAGGGAATGGTCGTCGGGCTCTTCTTCAACGTGACCGATGTCGCACTTCCTCGTATCGTCGGGAAGGAGCTTCTGGCCGACGCATCGGCCGCGAATCAGTCGCGCGACGCTGCGATCCGTCTTGCCGCTGCCCCGGTGTCGGGGTTTCTGTTCGGGCTGCATCCTTCGGTGCCGTTGATCGTCTCGGCCGTCACCCGTCTGGGGGAGGTCGGTTCGGCGCTGGCCATCAAGAAGAATCTGGCCCCCGAGCGGCGGGATGATGCTCCGGCGGTCAGATCGTTGTCTTCGGGATCACGATGGTTGGCCGCTTGGCGGCAGCCGAGGGTCCTCATCGGCCTGGTCGTGCTGGTGAATTTCGCACTCGGCGCCTGCGGCATGACGATCGTGCTCAGCCAGCAGGAAGCGGGAACTCCGGCCTGGCAGATCGGTATCATCCAGACCTTCCAGGGAGCCGGCGTGCTTGCCGGGGGCGTCGTCGTGGGCTGGGCGCTTCGTCGCCTCAGCGGTCAGAGGATCGTGCAGATCTCGATCTGCACGATCACCATCGCATTCAGCGGACTCCTGTTCACGCAGAGCGTCTGGGTGGTCGCGGTGCTCGGATTCGTCGCGTCTCTGCCGTTGATCCCGCTCAACGCGGTGCAGGGATCGTTCCTCGCCCTGATCATTCCCGATCAGATCCGTGGTCGCGTCCTCTCGCTCTCCTCGCTGCTGGGTTCGCTCGCCGGGGCGCTGGCACCTCTGTTGGCCGGAACCCTCTTGGAGTACTCCAACTATGCGACGGCGATCGGGGTGCCGCTCGCCATCCTCGCATCCGCGGCGATCGCCGCCGTCTTCTCGAAGGCTGTCGCATCGATCCCTCGACGCAGCGAGTTCGGTCGAATCGAAGCGCTCCCCGTCCGCCCGCGGTGA